One Rhipicephalus microplus isolate Deutch F79 chromosome 4, USDA_Rmic, whole genome shotgun sequence genomic window carries:
- the LOC142814233 gene encoding uncharacterized protein LOC142814233 isoform X1, with translation MSNPFLFFVQVFLPVVSTAASASTTQTKINAITLPYQQLTHDQEPHVLNLSTPHDGASTASTMAIKGRLQQHPRSGHVGWHRNGVMSNPFLFFVQVFLPVVSTAASASTTQTKINAITLPYQQLTHDQEPHVLNLSTPHDGASTASTMAIKGRLQQHPRSGHVGWHRNGVMSNPFLFFVQVFLPVVSTAASASTTQTKINAITLPYQQLTHDQEPHVLNLSTPHDGASTASTMAIKGRLQQHPRSGHVGWHRNGVMSNPFLFFVQQNLLSTTFVQFSV, from the exons ATGTCAAACCCATTCCTGTTCTTTGTACAGGTATTCCTGCCTGTGGTGTCTACGGCGGCCAGCGCATCGACTACGCAGACGAAGATAAATGCCATCACGCTCCCGTATCAGCAGCTTACCCATGACCAAGAACCGCACGTGCTGAATCTTTCTACACCGCATGATGGCGCCTCGACTGCATCGACTATGGCTATAAAAGGACGGCTGCAGCAACACCCgcgcagtgggcacgtcggctggcatcggAACGGCGTCATGTCAAACCCATTCCTGTTCTTTGTACAGGTATTCCTGCCTGTGGTGTCTACGGCGGCCAGCGCATCGACTACGCAGACGAAGATAAATGCCATCACGCTCCCGTATCAGCAGCTTACCCATGACCAAGAACCGCACGTGCTGAATCTTTCTACACCGCATGATGGCGCCTCGACTGCATCGACTATGGCTATAAAAGGACGGCTGCAGCAACACCCgcgcagtgggcacgtcggctggcatcggAACGGCGTCATGTCAAACCCATTCCTGTTCTTTGTACAGGTATTCCTGCCTGTGGTGTCTACGGCGGCCAGCGCATCGACTACGCAGACGAAGATAAATGCCATCACGCTCCCGTATCAGCAGCTTACCCATGACCAAGAACCGCACGTGCTGAATCTTTCTACACCGCATGATGGCGCCTCGACTGCATCGACTATGGCTATAAAAGGACGGCTGCAGCAACACCCgcgcagtgggcacgtcggctggcatcggAACGGCGTCATGTCAAACCCATTCCTGTTCTTTGTACAG caAAACCTGCTGAGCACTACTTTCGTGCAGTTTTCAGTATAG
- the LOC142814233 gene encoding uncharacterized protein LOC142814233 isoform X2, whose protein sequence is MSNPFLFFVQVFLPVVSTAASASTTQTKINAITLPYQQLTHDQEPHVLNLSTPHDGASTASTMAIKGRLQQHPRSGHVGWHRNGVMSNPFLFFVQVFLPVVSTAASASTTQTKINAITLPYQQLTHDQEPHVLNLSTPHDGASTASTMAIKGRLQQHPRSGHVGWHRNGVMSNPFLFFVQVFLPVVSTAASASTTQTKINAITLPYQQLTHDQEPHVLNLSTPHDGASTASTMAIKGRLQQHPRSGHVGWHRNGVMSNPFLFFVQLHRRLRRS, encoded by the coding sequence ATGTCAAACCCATTCCTGTTCTTTGTACAGGTATTCCTGCCTGTGGTGTCTACGGCGGCCAGCGCATCGACTACGCAGACGAAGATAAATGCCATCACGCTCCCGTATCAGCAGCTTACCCATGACCAAGAACCGCACGTGCTGAATCTTTCTACACCGCATGATGGCGCCTCGACTGCATCGACTATGGCTATAAAAGGACGGCTGCAGCAACACCCgcgcagtgggcacgtcggctggcatcggAACGGCGTCATGTCAAACCCATTCCTGTTCTTTGTACAGGTATTCCTGCCTGTGGTGTCTACGGCGGCCAGCGCATCGACTACGCAGACGAAGATAAATGCCATCACGCTCCCGTATCAGCAGCTTACCCATGACCAAGAACCGCACGTGCTGAATCTTTCTACACCGCATGATGGCGCCTCGACTGCATCGACTATGGCTATAAAAGGACGGCTGCAGCAACACCCgcgcagtgggcacgtcggctggcatcggAACGGCGTCATGTCAAACCCATTCCTGTTCTTTGTACAGGTATTCCTGCCTGTGGTGTCTACGGCGGCCAGCGCATCGACTACGCAGACGAAGATAAATGCCATCACGCTCCCGTATCAGCAGCTTACCCATGACCAAGAACCGCACGTGCTGAATCTTTCTACACCGCATGATGGCGCCTCGACTGCATCGACTATGGCTATAAAAGGACGGCTGCAGCAACACCCgcgcagtgggcacgtcggctggcatcggAACGGCGTCATGTCAAACCCATTCCTGTTCTTTGTACAG